In Burkholderia gladioli, a genomic segment contains:
- the mgrA gene encoding L-glyceraldehyde 3-phosphate reductase, protein MAYEAASERYADMPYRTCGKSGLKLPALSLGLWHNFGDTTPLSTQREILRTAFDLGITHFDLANNYGPPYGSAEINFGRLLKEDFRPYRDELLISTKAGWDMWPGPYGSGGGSRKYVLASLDQSLARMGLDYVDIFYSHRFDAHTPLEETASALATAVKQGKALYVGVSSYSAAKTREIARLLAEERVPLLIHQPAYNLLNRWPERELFDALDETGAGSIAFTPLAQGLLTSKYLNGIPDDARVNKPGGGSLKAEHLSAQNIEHVRKLNEIAARRGQSLAQMALAWVLRGNRVTSALIGASRAEQVRENVGALKRLDFTAEELAEIDRYATEGGINLWEKPSTDQEI, encoded by the coding sequence ATGGCCTACGAAGCAGCATCCGAACGCTATGCCGACATGCCGTACCGCACCTGCGGCAAGTCGGGCCTCAAACTGCCGGCCTTGTCGCTCGGCCTCTGGCACAACTTCGGCGATACCACGCCGCTCTCCACGCAGCGCGAGATCCTGCGCACCGCCTTCGATCTCGGCATCACCCACTTCGATCTCGCCAACAACTACGGGCCGCCCTACGGCAGCGCCGAGATCAACTTCGGCCGCCTGCTGAAGGAGGATTTCCGCCCCTATCGCGACGAGCTGCTGATCTCGACCAAGGCCGGCTGGGACATGTGGCCGGGCCCCTACGGCAGCGGCGGCGGCTCGCGCAAGTACGTGCTGGCGAGCCTCGACCAGAGCCTCGCGCGCATGGGCCTCGACTATGTCGACATCTTCTATTCGCATCGCTTCGACGCGCATACGCCGCTGGAGGAAACCGCCAGCGCGCTGGCCACGGCGGTGAAGCAGGGCAAGGCGCTGTACGTGGGCGTGTCCTCGTACTCGGCCGCCAAGACGCGCGAGATCGCCAGGTTGCTGGCCGAGGAGCGCGTGCCGCTGCTGATCCACCAGCCCGCCTACAACCTGCTGAACCGCTGGCCCGAGCGCGAGCTGTTCGACGCGCTCGACGAGACCGGCGCCGGCAGCATCGCCTTCACGCCGCTCGCGCAGGGCCTGCTGACCTCGAAATACCTGAACGGCATTCCCGACGATGCGCGCGTCAACAAGCCGGGCGGCGGCTCGCTGAAGGCCGAGCACCTGAGCGCGCAGAATATCGAGCACGTGCGCAAGCTCAACGAGATCGCCGCGCGCCGCGGCCAGAGCCTGGCGCAGATGGCGCTGGCCTGGGTGCTGCGCGGCAATCGCGTGACCTCGGCGCTGATCGGCGCGAGCCGGGCCGAGCAGGTGCGCGAGAACGTCGGTGCCTTGAAGCGGCTCGACTTCACGGCCGAGGAATTGGCCGAGATCGATCGTTACGCGACCGAAGGCGGGATCAATCTGTGGGAAAAACCGTCCACCGACCAGGAGATCTGA
- a CDS encoding DUF3185 family protein, producing MTRAISVALIVGGIVLLYFGGQSFHSFNDSLSRLFIGSPATKTILLIAGGTVAMLAGLIGLAMPGGRR from the coding sequence ATGACCCGAGCGATCTCGGTCGCGCTGATCGTCGGCGGCATCGTGCTGCTGTATTTCGGCGGCCAGTCCTTCCATTCGTTCAACGACAGCCTGTCGCGACTGTTCATCGGCTCGCCCGCCACCAAGACGATCCTGCTGATCGCAGGCGGCACGGTGGCGATGCTGGCCGGGCTGATCGGCCTGGCGATGCCGGGCGGCAGGCGCTGA